One Coccinella septempunctata chromosome 1, icCocSept1.1, whole genome shotgun sequence DNA window includes the following coding sequences:
- the LOC123314828 gene encoding uncharacterized protein LOC123314828 produces MKVNVAAKVLSRTVAAYVFTLVSGGQLDSEAVATANFITEVDMLFDSFNGKAAVGPFGKELRGPLKLGSPHLKFWKEEHEKVQNWQFMRYTKNGRIRKSMPPSQTGWLQSINAIQMIWKYLRNNGFISLRTRSLNQDPLENLFGQIRYGCGSNDNPTVQQFIGTLKTQLLNGLVNQSFQGRNCEDDENTLLCNLKSFLNISLEREEMEVPEDASLTDQIPQFQTSPEELSVNISREVSSGNPGVFSVAYVAGAILKALKKHICCALCDNMISSSSSEPQNLFIANKEWSDERSVLMYPSERYFVAVGCGFNRLEEFLDNSPSHPKVAATALGVLRSDINFEDLGCPDHKNRIRDITTAAICRIGIPWWCKRKCEEVKSDAKKKAYEKKIKKLRHS; encoded by the exons ATGAAAGTGAATGTAGCTGCAAAAGTACTGAGTCGTACAGTTGCAGCTTACGTATTCACTTTGGTCAGTGGAG GGCAACTGGACTCGGAAGCTGTCGCTACGGCAAACTTCATCACGGAAGTGGACATGCTGTTCGACAGCTTCAATGGGAAAGCGGCTGTAGGTCCTTTTGGAAAGGAGCTGAGGGGACCTTTGAAGCTAGGCTCCCCTCACTTAAAATTTTGGAAGGAGGAACATGAGAAGGTGCAAAATTGGCAGTTCATGAGGTATACAAAAAATGGCAGAATCCGAAAATCTATGCCACCTTCCCAAACAGGTTGGCTCCAATCTATAAATGCGATTCAAATGATCTGGAAATACTTAAGGAACAATGGTTTCATTTCCCTGAGGACCAGATCTTTGAATCAAGATCCATTGGAGAACCTGTTTGGGCAAATAAGGTATGGTTGCGGATCCAATGACAATCCTACAGTGCAGCAATTCATTGGAACCCTGAAAACACAACTCCTCAATGGTTTGGTTAATCAAAGCTTTCAGGGGAGAAATTGTGAGGATGACGAAAATACACTTTTGTGCAATTTGAAATCATTCCTCAATATTTCCCTTGAGAGGGAGGAGATGGAAGTTCCAGAAGATGCTTCTTTGACCGATCAAATACCTCAGTTCCAGACGTCACCTGAGGAACTGTCGGTTAATATATCGAGAGAAGTTTCTTCTGGAAACCCTGGTGTTTTTTCGGTAGCATATGTGGCAGGAGCTATTCTGAAGGCCCTCAAAAAACACATATGCTGTGCCTTATGCGATAATATGATCAGTTCATCCAGTTCAGAAcctcaaaatttattcataGCGAATAAAGAATGGTCGGATGAAAGATCAGTCCTAATGTACCCAAGTGAAAGGTACTTTGTTGCTGTAGGATGTGGATTTAACAGGTTGGAGGAATTTTTAGATAACTCCCCATCCCATCCTAAAGTAGCAGCAACCGCACTTGGGGTACTTAGATCTGACATAAATTTTGAGGATCTAGGATGTCCTGATCATAAAAATCGCATAAGGGACATCACGACTGCTGCAATATGCAGGATTGGCATTCCTTGGTGGTGCAAAAGGAAGTGCGAAGAAGTAAAGTCAGATGCCAAAAAAAAGgcctatgaaaaaaaaattaaaaaattgcgtCATTCctga